The following DNA comes from Pseudodesulfovibrio alkaliphilus.
CCGAGCGCATGGTCAGCCCCGACGCCCCCGCCCACCTCTTGGGCAGCGGCCTGCGCCGCAACAAAGACTTCTTCGCCGACCTGACCGCCAGAGCGCCGCATCTATCTATTCTCCCGCCCAGATGGGACACCCCGTCGCCCGAGCTTCTGCTGGCGGCGGCCATGGCGGCCCAATATGCCCACGCCCCTTTGGAGCCGTGCTATGTCCGGCCTTCCGACGCGGAGACGAACCTGCCCCACATTGCCAGGCAACGCGGCCTTGACCCCGATGAAGCGGCACAGCGCCTGCGCGACCTCGGCCTAGGCCGATAAGCCGCCTGTTCCGATCAGTGATAAAACAGCCTCCCGGCTGATGGACGGCTCATGCGAGCCGGTCATCCGGGAGGCCATGTGGGGGCGTGTCCCCAGCCGACGCGATATGTCGACTCAGGGGGTCAGGCGGTCCGCCGTCTTTTCGATCTGACGGCCCAGCGGCGTCTGAAGAGAAATTTCGCGCTCGACCTTGGTGATGCCCTTGAGCACCGTGGAATGTCTGCGGCCGAGTTTTTCCCCTATGTCCTTGAGGGAGAGATCGGTATGCTTGCGGGCCAGATAAAAGGCGGTGTTACGCGCCAGCACGATCTGCCGCTTGCGGCTCTTGGACTTCAGCTCGTCCTCGGACAACCCGTAGCTCTTGCAGATGAACTCCACAATATTGAGAAAATCCGGTGCGCAGTGGTGCACGGCATAGTTGTCGAGCACTTCCCAGGCAAGGCTGAGGGTCACGGCCCTGTTGAGGAGCCGGGCCTTGAGCACAAGATTGTGCAGGCAGCTTTCGAGCTGACGGATATCGGTGGTGATGCGCTCGGCCAACAGTTCGGACACCTCCACAGGCACGACCACCTGCAGCTTGCGGGCCTTTTCCATCACGATTCTGCGCCGGGTCTCCATGTCGGGCCGGTTGATGTGGGCCAGAAACCCGGAGCAAAAACGCGACACCAGGCGGTTGTCCACGCCGGAAAATTCCTTGGGCATGAAGGAACTGGTCAACAGAACCTTGCACCCACGCTCGCGTAGAGCAGTGAGGGTGCACAGAAGCTCCTCCTGCATCTTCTCCTTTCCCTGAAAGAAGTGAACGTCCTCAAGGAGCAGCACATCAAGATTCTCGCGGAACTGCGCCTTGAACACGTCCACCTGCCGGGACTTGATTGCCAGCACCATGCGGGTGGCGAAGTCCTCGGACGACAGGCAGGCGACTTTGAGCCGTTTTCGGTTGGCGGCCCGACACAGCTGATTGCCCACCGAGTGCAGCAGATGCGTCTTGCCCAGGCCGGGGCCGGAACTAAGAAAGAGATGGTCCGAGGAAAAAACACTCTCGCACAGGCTCTTGCTGGCCGCACAGGCCAGTTCATTGGAGGACCCGACCACAAAATCGTCGAAGGAGAATCGCCAATTATGCACGGTGACGGCCTTTGGGGCCTCGGCTATTGGCAGACCGAGCTGGGCGGACGCGGCCTCGCGGGGCCTGGAGGCAGGGGCAGCGGGTGCGGCTGTGGGGGCGGAGGCCACGACAGTGATTCTGGGATCAGTGCCCATAACCTCGGCTGCGGCCTCGCGTATCACCAGAAGCAGACGCTCGCGCACCCAGTTGGCCACGAACTCGTTGGGGGCTGAAAGTGTCAGCCTGCCGCCCTCGACCACGCCGTCAAGGGGTTTGATCCAGACAGTGAAGAGACCGGGGTTGAGGCTCTTTTCAAGCGAAGTGCGTATTTGCGTCCAGGCAGCTTTCATCATGTCGTGTGAGATAGTGGATTGACCGGGCCAAGACAATTCTTGATTTTCAATTGTGAGATCAAAGCCGGGCTGGGGTTATCTACAGTTGCCAACCACAAACACGCTTCGCAACAACCTGAAATTATATGGCATTAACACAAAACGGCTGGCGGAGACGATTCCCGGTCTCAAACCAGTGAAACGGGCGTCCGCCAAGGCTTCCCGGGGTTTCGATTTTTTCTAGATTTTCTATTTATCAACATCCTGTGGATTTTTTTTCAACAGTCACAAATCTGTATTTCGACGAATTTTCAAAGATTGGATGATTTTTCTTTTATCTCGATTTTATTTTCTCACTTTTGCTACCGACACCATTTCCGACCGCGAAGGAGGGGTATATCTTAATTGCTTGAAATAAATCAAAAAATATAAAAAGCAGTGATAACCGTTTTCATCAACGATCACACACTTGTCACACTGCTGCCACACGAGCCCGCCCATAGCAAGGCTCCCGGCAGGAGGACCAATTATGAACACACAAAAATCTTGGAAATTCGAGAATAAAACACCTTGACAAAAAAAGTACAAGGCGTTTCGGGGACCAGCCCCATGGGAAGAAATCCCGGGCTGTTGGAAAAATTTCTAGTCGGCCTGAACTCGGGTCGGATACTTGCCGCAAGCGAATTTCGGCGATTCCGGGCAGTAACCCAACTGTTCGCATCGGGCGCCACCGCTGGCGAACAGGGCCGGGAGCCGCTCGCGGCAGAGTTCCAGCATGGCATCGGCCAGGGCGCGAATCTCCCACTGCGCCCGGTTGCAGCAGCGCAGGTTAAAGAAATGATGCAGACTGCGGCAATTCATGGTCATGACAATCTTGGTTTCGGCCGCCTGGGGAAGGACAAAACGGGCATCTTCGTTAGCCTTGGTCTTGCGGCCATGGGACACCAGGATTTCACGCAGATCGCCGTAGGCCGAACGGACCTCGTCAATGAACCGCTCGAAGCGCTCCCTGGCCTCGGGAATCCTGGCGATGGCCGGAGGCATGATGTAATCAAGGTCGTTTTCAGCCACATAGCGCTGGCTTTGCTGCGAATAGGAGGCAATGCGATGGCGCACTATCTGGTGTGAACACGCACGAGAGACACCCTCCACCGCAAAGGTCAGGGACACATGCTCCACCGGGCTGTCGTGACCGGACTCCATGGTCTTGCGCACGAAATCGGCCTGGGTCTCGCGGTCGATCTCGCCCGAGAGCAGTCGGGGCCACATGTCGCCAACGAACCCGGCGTGGTAGCACTGCCGGAAGGCGGCATAGATAAGCGACAGGGCATCGGGGGTCATGGACAGGAGTTCGACCCTGAGTTTTTTTTCGGGCATAGACGGGGCTCCGTGGCGGCTGGTGTGCATTCGGGTTTCACTGTGTAGCGCAAAGAGTCAGGGCTGTCACCCTCCGGCCGCCTTCCATCCGCGCTTTGGTCTTGACGGGCCGCAAGATTGGGAGCAAAGAGGCCCCATGGAAACCACCACCCTTGTCACCATCCTCCAGGCATCCATCGCCCCCTTTGTACTCATTTCCGGCATCGGCTTGCTGCTGCTCTCCATGACCAACCGCATCGCCAGGCCCACGGACCTCATCCGCCGCCTACTCGAAATGCTCCCCACAGCGCCCGAGCGGGATGTGAAATTCCTTCTCGGTCAAGTGACCGTGCTGCGCAAACGCTGCTCCATCATGCGCTGGGCCATCTTCTACTCCATCCTGGCCATCGTCTGCGTCAGCTGCGTGATGCTGCTGCTCTATGCCAGCCTGCTCTTCGACATCCCGCTGCATTTCATGGTCGAGGTGCTTTTCGGCGGCTCCCTTGTCAGTCTGATCATCAGTCTGCTCTACCTGCTTGAGGACATCCGCATCACCCTGCGCTCTCTTGACCTGGAAATCGAACGCCACGAAGGAAATAGCGACTAGAGCGCGATCTTGGCCAGGGCGTCTTCGGCCATGTCCTCCAAGGAGCCTGCGGCTTGGAGGATGAAATGGAGTACGCCGTAAAAAACCGGCTCCATGGTCTCCAACCGGGCCGAAAGCTCTCGCCACGCAGCATCCCGGTCCTCGTTGCCCTCCCGCTCCACGACCCTGGCTGCCAGGGTTCGTGAATCGGCCATGAGATAGAAGACTTTGCCCGCACCGTGGATATGCGGGTGAATCAATGGATCGGCCACCAGCCCGTCGGCCAGGACAATGACCGCCGCCGGTCCGGTCAGCGCGGACATGGCCGAAGCGGCATCAGCGGGTGTCGCCACATCGAGACCGAGCCGCTCTGCCAGGAGCCTGGCCAAACCATTCCTGCCGCTGCCGGGAAGCCCCACGAGCACCACCCTTCCGGTGGTTGCCCAGGGGTCGGCATAATCCTCGCGCCGCTCACCCCGGCCATGGGTCCGGGTGATTCCGGCCTCGTCCACCTCGACCACTTCCTTGCCCAGATGATCGTATCGCACACCGCACTCCTCGCGCTGACAGATGTTTTCCTTGCGGGAGCGAGGGTATCAAGTAGGATGGGGGCAACGCAAACGGTTTGAGGAGACCATGCCCAAGGATCTGATCCATTTCGACACGGCCAAGCGGACTGCCCGCGGCCTTGCGGACACGCGCTTCGCCCCCTGCCTCGCCGCTGAAGGCCACGGCCTGCTGCTCGGCTCGGTCTTTCACGATGCCCTGTTCTATGCCGCCTGGCCCGGCGACGCCCCCCTTGAGCGGCTGGCCCACGCCCTCCATGGCGCACAGGGAGAAGACACCTACGCTCTGGTCAGGATGCTGACTACCCATGCCCGAAGGAACGGCTCGTCCCTGGCCGTCTCGATACTGGTCGGAGTCGTGTCCCATCTCTTCGCGGACGCGGTCATGCACCCGCTGGTCTGGCACCTGACCGGCGACTACTACGCCACCGATGCCAAAGCGCGATCCCTGGCCCGTCAGCGCCACCGCGCTCTGGAGTCGCTCATGGACATGGTCGCCTGCCCGCACATGCTTGGCCGGTCTCGGTACAGCCTGCGGTTCATGCTGCATCGCTGCCCGGCCCTGCTCGAAAACGGCCTGCCCGTGGCCGACCTCGCCGCCATGGCGGGAATGGATTCGGACGCTGCCCGAGCCGGACTTGCCCGCGCCTGGCGCATCTTCGCCCTGTTCCAGGCAGCCTACTGGTCCCGACCGCTGGCCCTCGCCGCCTTTGCCCTGCGTCCCCATCTGCCGCCGACTGCGGCCGAACTGGCCGCCCTAGCCTACGCGCCACAGCTCCTGCGTCAGGCCCGACCTCTGTCCGGCTCCATATCCTTTCGCCATCCGGTCACGGGCGAAAGGCACTCTGCCACCCTTGACCAACTCACAGACGAGGCGGCGCAGCGGGCTGC
Coding sequences within:
- the dnaA gene encoding chromosomal replication initiator protein DnaA, coding for MMKAAWTQIRTSLEKSLNPGLFTVWIKPLDGVVEGGRLTLSAPNEFVANWVRERLLLVIREAAAEVMGTDPRITVVASAPTAAPAAPASRPREAASAQLGLPIAEAPKAVTVHNWRFSFDDFVVGSSNELACAASKSLCESVFSSDHLFLSSGPGLGKTHLLHSVGNQLCRAANRKRLKVACLSSEDFATRMVLAIKSRQVDVFKAQFRENLDVLLLEDVHFFQGKEKMQEELLCTLTALRERGCKVLLTSSFMPKEFSGVDNRLVSRFCSGFLAHINRPDMETRRRIVMEKARKLQVVVPVEVSELLAERITTDIRQLESCLHNLVLKARLLNRAVTLSLAWEVLDNYAVHHCAPDFLNIVEFICKSYGLSEDELKSKSRKRQIVLARNTAFYLARKHTDLSLKDIGEKLGRRHSTVLKGITKVEREISLQTPLGRQIEKTADRLTP
- the thyX gene encoding FAD-dependent thymidylate synthase, with the translated sequence MPEKKLRVELLSMTPDALSLIYAAFRQCYHAGFVGDMWPRLLSGEIDRETQADFVRKTMESGHDSPVEHVSLTFAVEGVSRACSHQIVRHRIASYSQQSQRYVAENDLDYIMPPAIARIPEARERFERFIDEVRSAYGDLREILVSHGRKTKANEDARFVLPQAAETKIVMTMNCRSLHHFFNLRCCNRAQWEIRALADAMLELCRERLPALFASGGARCEQLGYCPESPKFACGKYPTRVQAD
- a CDS encoding DUF2721 domain-containing protein; protein product: METTTLVTILQASIAPFVLISGIGLLLLSMTNRIARPTDLIRRLLEMLPTAPERDVKFLLGQVTVLRKRCSIMRWAIFYSILAIVCVSCVMLLLYASLLFDIPLHFMVEVLFGGSLVSLIISLLYLLEDIRITLRSLDLEIERHEGNSD
- a CDS encoding zinc dependent phospholipase C family protein — protein: MPKDLIHFDTAKRTARGLADTRFAPCLAAEGHGLLLGSVFHDALFYAAWPGDAPLERLAHALHGAQGEDTYALVRMLTTHARRNGSSLAVSILVGVVSHLFADAVMHPLVWHLTGDYYATDAKARSLARQRHRALESLMDMVACPHMLGRSRYSLRFMLHRCPALLENGLPVADLAAMAGMDSDAARAGLARAWRIFALFQAAYWSRPLALAAFALRPHLPPTAAELAALAYAPQLLRQARPLSGSISFRHPVTGERHSATLDQLTDEAAQRAAALCRKLEPAVFGPKPLEPNRIAPGETGPSMDAGLPGVESGRMRHFADPPFPELA